In one Mauremys mutica isolate MM-2020 ecotype Southern chromosome 3, ASM2049712v1, whole genome shotgun sequence genomic region, the following are encoded:
- the CCR6 gene encoding C-C chemokine receptor type 6, whose product MTGVELNYTEYPDYSFDYSQIPTPCDKGEVRNFTKVFLPIAYSIICVLGLVGNIFVVMTFALYKKPKSMTDIYLFNMAIADILFVLTLPFWAVNYAAEKWIFGDFICKITRGIYAINFNCGMLLLAFISMDRYIAIVQATKSFKLRARTLAYSRLICLTVWISSILISSSTFIFSQSYSHSVNETEEICEHRSNTETKGTTLKLLLLGMQLLFGFFIPLLFMVFCYAFIVKTLVKAQNSKRNKAICLIVLIVIVFLVCQVPYNMVLLVTAKNMGKLNKLCDSEKQIAFAKYITEVLAFFHCCLNPVLYAFIGVKFRSYFVNIMKDLWCLRYKKYKTKSSRVSSDTYHSRQTSEIMSDNVSSFTM is encoded by the coding sequence GTAGAACTCAACTACACAGAATATCCAGACTATTCATTTGATTATAGTCAAATTCCAACACCATGTGACAAGGGGGAAGTCAGAAACTTCACAAAAGTATTTTTGCCAATTGCATACTCAATTATATGTGTCTTAGGCTTAGTGGGTAACATCTTTGTAGTAATGACCTTTGCTTTATATAAAAAACCCAAGTCTATGACAGATATATACCTCTTCAACATGGCCATAGCAGACATATTGTTTGTTCTCACTCTTCCATTCTGGGCAGTAAATTATGCTGCTGAAAAATGGATCTTTGGTGACTTCATATGCAAAATTACCAGAGGTATTTATGCAATCAACTTCAATTGTGGTATGCTACTCTTGGCCTTTATCAGTATGGACCGATACATTGCTATTGTACAGGCAACAAAGTCATTTAAACTTCGGGCTAGAACGCTAGCATACAGTAGACTGATCTGTTTGACTGTATGGATATCATCAATTTTAATTTCCAGTTCCACTTTCATATTCAGTCAAAGCTACAGCCACTCCGTCAATGAAACAGAAGAGATTTGTGAACACAGATCCAATACAGAGACAAAAGGCACTACTTTGAAATTATTGCTGCTGGGTATGCAACTTCTATTTGGATTTTTTATCCCTCTGCTGTTTATGGTATTTTGCTATGCATTCATTGTCAAAACCTTGGTGAAAGCTCAGAATTCCAAAAGAAACAAAGCAATATGTCTGATTGTATTAATTGTGATTGTTTTCCTGGTTTGTCAGGTACCATATAACATGGTTCTTCTTGTGACTGCCAAAAATATGGGTAAATTGAATAAACTGTGTGATAGTGAAAAGCAAATAGCCTTTGCAAAGTACATTACAGAAGTCCTGGCCTTCTTCCATTGTTGTTTGAACCCAGTGCTCTACGCTTTTATTGGGGTGAAATTTAGAAGTTACTTTGTGAATATAATGAAGGACCTTTGGTGCCTGAGATACAAGAAATACAAGACCAAGAGTTCAAGGGTAAGTTCTGATACCTATCATTCAAGGCAGACAAGTGAAATTATGAGTGACAATGTGTCATCCTTTACTATGTAA